ATCGGGGAAGTGAAGCACATGCACGAAGGCAGCGCCGACCATGCCTTGGTGTTCTACAAGGGCGCGTACCGCATGCTCGCCGAGTCGCTGCGCACGCTGGTGGTGGAGGGCCAGCTGGGCACGGCCGACATCGACGAGGCCTACCGCACGCTCTACGGCAAGCTGCTGCGCCTTGCGTGCGAGCGCGCCAGCGACACCGAGCTGGACGCGGTGGAAGCGGCGGTCGATGAGATCGAGCGCCATCGCGAGGACGACACCCAAGCCCAACGCATCGAGTCGGCCAGCCGCTTTTTCTCCGCGATTGCCGCGGCCGGCCACAACGGAGCGCTGAACCTGATGGCGCAGACCATGACCTCCGTGCTGCGCGAGCGGCTGACGCACGTGAACCCAGCACGGTCTCGGCCCGACCTGTTTCCCTTGCGCCGCAAGGTGGTGACGTGCCTGCGACAGCGCGATGCCGCGGGGGCGACAGGCGCGTTGGACGAGTTGATCTTCAAGCT
The sequence above is a segment of the Hydrogenophaga sp. BPS33 genome. Coding sequences within it:
- a CDS encoding flavin reductase; the protein is MTEATATATVAERATTTHSAAIEPKLFRQLLGCFPTGVAVITTNNAEGQPVGLTCNSFSSVSLEPPLVLFSLRKASSLVPTFTSSEGFAINILSQQQDALSGRFASSKIVDKFEGVVWHRGPLEMPVIDDCLASFECSVHACHDAGDHLIFIGEVKHMHEGSADHALVFYKGAYRMLAESLRTLVVEGQLGTADIDEAYRTLYGKLLRLACERASDTELDAVEAAVDEIERHREDDTQAQRIESASRFFSAIAAAGHNGALNLMAQTMTSVLRERLTHVNPARSRPDLFPLRRKVVTCLRQRDAAGATGALDELIFKLRG